Within the candidate division KSB1 bacterium genome, the region TGATGCTGTTGGCTCACTCTCACGAATGGAAGAGATGGGGATCGAATCTTTCCTGCTAGCGACTGCGACAATTGGTGTTATTGGCCAGCGCCTGGTAAGAAAAATATGTCTCAAATGCAAGAAAGAATTTAAGCCAGGAGCCACACTCTTAAAGCGAATTGGCATAGACTCTCAGAATAAAGACTTGAAATTCTACAAAGGTGAAGGCTGCATAGCTTGCAAAGAAAGTGGTTATAAAGGCAGATTGGGTATTTATGAAATTCTGAAAGTTGACGATAAATTGAAAGAGCTAATCATAGCAAATGCATCGGCTGAAAAACTAAGGATCGCAGCCATCGACGGAGGTATGACGACCTTAAAACAAGACGGACTAATAAAGTGCGTTAAAGGGATAACAACAATAGAAGAAGTAATGCGTGTAACCAATATTGACTAAAGAAATCATATTATGAAAAAGAAAAAAATCTTGGCTGTAGATGATGTGCGAGAAACATTACTCGCTCTTAAAATAAGATTAGAATATGCCGGTTACGATGTCTATACCGCTACTGATGGTGAAGCTGGTTTAAAAATGTCAAGAAATTTAAAACCGGATTTAATTTTGTTAGATGTGATGTTGCCGAAGATTGATGGATTTTCTATCTGTAGATTATTGAAATTTGATGAAGAGTATGAGTCAATTCCAATTATTATGCTTACAGCAAAAAGTCAAACCAATGATAAGGAAATTGGAAAGAAAGTTGGCGCAAATGCGTACTTCACCAAGCCTTATAATGCCAAAGAATTGTTAGAGAAAATAGCAGAGTTAATAAGCAATAAGTTGGCAGCCTTTAATTTTAGTAACTAATAGACTTTTTGGATCGCGAACAAATAAGTTAGGAATAGGGAGTTTTGGCAAAAAAAAATATTTTATTAGGAGA harbors:
- a CDS encoding response regulator → MKKKKILAVDDVRETLLALKIRLEYAGYDVYTATDGEAGLKMSRNLKPDLILLDVMLPKIDGFSICRLLKFDEEYESIPIIMLTAKSQTNDKEIGKKVGANAYFTKPYNAKELLEKIAELISNKLAAFNFSN